One stretch of Pseudomonas sp. NC02 DNA includes these proteins:
- a CDS encoding DUF6124 family protein yields MVKVTPDPPTFRKALLSDNDATRRAIDHYLKAPEVPPSPNPFTVDDELSFEDALAHAAELLHCAVATAQASTEPLNGAQRAVMHLVEMSKVVVDRALDCLQPR; encoded by the coding sequence ATGGTCAAAGTTACCCCCGATCCACCCACTTTCCGTAAAGCCTTACTCAGCGACAATGACGCCACTCGGCGCGCTATCGATCACTACCTCAAAGCACCTGAAGTACCGCCTTCACCCAACCCGTTTACCGTAGATGACGAACTGAGTTTCGAAGATGCCCTGGCCCATGCTGCCGAGTTATTGCATTGCGCCGTGGCGACCGCCCAGGCGTCGACCGAGCCGCTGAATGGCGCACAGCGAGCGGTGATGCATTTGGTGGAAATGTCGAAGGTGGTGGTGGATCGAGCGCTGGACTGTTTGCAGCCGAGGTGA
- a CDS encoding NAD(P)H-dependent oxidoreductase: MSQRILVILGHPSSTSFCSALTDTYITSAKKAGHEVRILRLGELAFDPILHNGYNQAQPLEPDLLNAQSDILWANHLTFVFPVWWGGIPALMKGFIDRIFLSGFAFKYRKGKTFPDKLLKGRTAHLLVTLDTPPWYYRWFYRMPALHQMRKTTLAFCGIQPIKTLQFGPVLGSTPAQREQWLKRAGALFGKRIFHVHRQSRATVGHNHQGDSSL; the protein is encoded by the coding sequence ATGAGCCAACGCATCCTGGTCATCCTCGGCCACCCTTCCAGCACCAGCTTCTGCTCTGCCCTCACCGACACCTACATCACCAGCGCCAAAAAAGCCGGCCACGAAGTACGCATCCTGCGTCTGGGTGAACTGGCCTTCGACCCCATCCTCCACAACGGCTACAACCAGGCCCAGCCTCTGGAACCCGACCTGCTCAACGCTCAATCCGACATCCTGTGGGCCAATCACCTGACGTTTGTTTTCCCCGTCTGGTGGGGTGGCATTCCGGCATTGATGAAGGGTTTTATCGACCGAATTTTCCTGTCTGGTTTCGCCTTCAAATACCGCAAAGGCAAGACCTTCCCCGACAAACTCCTGAAGGGCAGAACCGCACACTTGCTGGTGACCCTCGACACGCCGCCGTGGTATTACAGGTGGTTCTACCGCATGCCCGCGCTGCACCAGATGCGCAAGACGACGCTGGCGTTTTGTGGCATCCAGCCGATCAAGACGTTGCAGTTCGGACCGGTGCTGGGCTCTACGCCAGCACAGCGGGAACAGTGGCTGAAACGGGCCGGCGCACTCTTTGGGAAAAGGATTTTTCATGTACATCGGCAAAGCCGCGCAACTGTCGGGCACAACCATCAAGGCGATTCGTCACTATGA
- a CDS encoding MerR family transcriptional regulator, with amino-acid sequence MYIGKAAQLSGTTIKAIRHYEAIGLLPPPQREGRYRIYSAQSVELLMFIKCAQQLGFKLKELQGILHSAQGDELPWHKANKAIADKKQQLSHQIEALQRVYTDLVKFETSWTGHCQPE; translated from the coding sequence ATGTACATCGGCAAAGCCGCGCAACTGTCGGGCACAACCATCAAGGCGATTCGTCACTATGAGGCCATCGGCCTGTTACCGCCGCCGCAGCGGGAAGGTCGTTACCGGATCTATTCCGCACAAAGCGTTGAGCTGCTGATGTTTATCAAGTGCGCTCAACAGTTGGGTTTCAAGCTCAAGGAACTGCAGGGCATTCTGCATAGCGCCCAGGGCGATGAGCTGCCTTGGCATAAGGCAAATAAAGCGATTGCAGACAAAAAACAGCAACTGTCCCATCAGATTGAAGCTCTCCAACGGGTATACACAGACCTAGTCAAGTTTGAAACGAGCTGGACTGGTCACTGTCAGCCGGAGTAA
- a CDS encoding ATP-binding protein produces the protein MTDLPPSIAHRRLSEATPPALQIPLREARFNLSRDVVLPARTRLQLDECLARLRFHTKIYQDWGFAAVDPMGMTAILNFYGPPGTGKTLCAEALAGQLGLPFMALGIAELESKFMGDTAKNIQTTFEQARQTGALLFFDEADTLLGKRLSSVTQGVDNEVNAMRSTLLIELERFEGIVVFATNFAKNYDEAFRSRIGYHVEFCLPDLGARQQLWERFLVPQIPLAGPREALLDSASLRSDGLSGREIRTCMRLALPKAFLAAEKNGVPPCLHAEHLHAAIDEVLASHHQVATPPSTRIHSEQDVARAKSLLGLQ, from the coding sequence ATGACTGATCTTCCCCCTTCGATCGCCCATCGGCGTTTATCGGAGGCGACGCCCCCTGCGCTGCAAATACCTCTGCGCGAAGCGCGTTTCAACCTTTCGCGGGATGTGGTGCTGCCTGCGCGCACCCGGCTGCAGTTGGATGAGTGCCTGGCACGCCTGCGCTTTCATACGAAGATTTACCAGGACTGGGGCTTTGCTGCCGTAGACCCGATGGGCATGACCGCCATCTTGAACTTCTATGGCCCGCCCGGTACCGGCAAGACCTTGTGTGCCGAGGCCCTCGCCGGCCAGCTTGGGCTGCCGTTCATGGCGCTGGGTATTGCTGAGCTGGAAAGCAAATTCATGGGCGATACGGCCAAGAACATTCAGACGACCTTTGAGCAGGCCCGGCAAACCGGTGCGCTGCTGTTCTTCGATGAAGCCGACACGTTGCTGGGCAAGCGCCTATCGTCCGTCACCCAGGGCGTGGACAACGAGGTCAATGCCATGCGCTCGACCTTGCTGATCGAGCTGGAACGTTTCGAGGGCATCGTGGTGTTTGCCACCAATTTTGCCAAGAATTATGACGAGGCCTTTCGCAGCAGGATCGGTTACCACGTCGAATTCTGTTTGCCCGACCTGGGCGCTCGGCAACAGCTTTGGGAGCGGTTTCTGGTGCCGCAGATTCCGCTGGCCGGGCCGCGCGAAGCGTTGCTCGACAGTGCCAGCCTGCGTTCCGACGGCCTGTCTGGCCGGGAAATCCGGACGTGCATGCGCCTGGCACTGCCTAAGGCGTTTCTTGCCGCCGAGAAAAACGGCGTACCCCCATGTCTGCACGCCGAGCACTTGCACGCGGCTATCGATGAAGTCCTGGCCAGTCACCACCAGGTAGCAACACCGCCTTCCACCCGAATACACAGCGAGCAGGACGTGGCCCGTGCCAAAAGCCTGCTAGGCCTTCAATAA